The following nucleotide sequence is from Arvicola amphibius chromosome 1, mArvAmp1.2, whole genome shotgun sequence.
GGTCGCTCTTTGTGAGAGGACACTACCACCCCAGCCTAATGGCTGACCAAGCATGTGGTTCCCTAGCCCAAGCCTGGACTCCTGCGTCCATCTGGGTCTATGAGAAAAGTGTATGACCTTGACCTTCCAAACACATCAGGAGAAGCTGGCTGAAAATTAAGGAATGGGGTCTCATTCAGGATATCTCATGCATAGAGCTGCTAACTCTGACATTCAGGAGCTTAGAGGCAAATTTAGATCCTATGCAAGTTACTTTGGACGAGTTGCTTAACTCTGGGGACCTGTGTTTCTCAGAGCCAACGTCAGGAACTTCCACTAACCCTGCTAAGTCCCATTCTCTACTCtcacttcccttttttcttttttctcttgcttattttaatacttttagattcttttttacctttttgtgttgttttgtttttcaagacagggtttctctgtagctttggagcctgtcctggagctagttcttatagaccaggccagcctcaaactcacagagatccgcctgcctctctgcctcccgagtgctgggattaaagtcgtgctcGGCCACCACCACTGCCGCCACCCAGCTCTTTTTTACATTTCTATTACTGTTTTCTTCCCagggatctgttgccctctcctggcctctgcgaGTACCAGGCACGTGCAGTAGTGCACAGATGGACGTGCAgccaaaatacacaaataaaatacgtTTAAAAAAGAAGATTCACTGGGCCAAGAGAACTCCAAGCTAAATCCTGTTCACAGCAGAAGCTCTCATTTCCCAGCCTATATTTCTTTCTCTAGCCAACCCAGATCTCTAGACTGTTCAGCTACTGGTCTGGCACAAAGAGGGAAGGACAAGGGATTAGAGCAGGGAGGGCTTTGATGATGACTTTGAGGACAGCTGGCTAGGAGAGAGAGCGCCTAAGGTCAGGAGGGGTCCCTCACAGGAAGTCACAGTTACTCTGAGGAATGGGCTGTTCTGCTTGGAAGATGGCTTCTACATCAGCTGCTTCCAGACTTTGCCCCCAGACCCCTTCCCTTTGGCAGAGTGTAATGTGTGTGATGGGGAGGTTCCAGGTTCTGCAGAACGGCAAGAGCTGCTCTACATACAAAGCCGAGGAAGATGGCAGTGGGAAGCAGAACTCGGTTCTTGTTCCAAGGCCACTGAGGGATCCCCAGGATGCTCACCCAGCAGACATACTCCCCTCCATCTGACCTGTGTCACTGCTGCCCACAGGTAACCCTCCACGGCCTAGCCCAGAGCCAGAGGAAGCGCGGCGGCCTGGACCCACAGAGCGGGGCAATAGTTCTGGGACTCCCAAGCTGATCCAACGCGCACTGCTGCGGGGCACTGCTCTGCTGGCCTCTCTGGGTCTCGGCCGTGACCTGCAGCCTCCAGGAGGCTTGAGCCGTGACCGAGGGGAGCCCCCACCGGCACCGCCCCCTGCACAGATGCCCTCACCCTGCCCAGCCGAGCCACCCTCCACCCCGCTCATCCGTCTGTCACCCACAACACCTGATGCCCGTGGCCCACCCACCCCTATACCCTTATTGCTGGACCTGGGTGTTCCCTCTGGCCAGCCATCAGCCAAGAGCCCTCGGCGGGAAGAGACACGTGGTGAGTGTTCCTAAAACTGAGGGCAAGATAGAGGCCATCTGAGAAGCGGGGAGTGACTAGGAACTCAAGAGGATCTCAGACAGCTGCAGTGAACCCAAACCAGACCCTTAGGCCCTGGGCCCACTGACGAAGCTCTAGGTCAGCTGTGAAGGAATGGGGCCCCTAATGGTGACAGACTCCTGTTGATGGGCCAAGTACTATAACCATTCTGTAGAGAGGTTATTACATTAAATTATaatcaagcatttttttttcaattttattttatgtgcattggctggtgtcatgtctgtgtgagggtgcttgatcctctggaactggagtcagacagttgtgagctgccatgtgggtgctgggaattgaacctgggtgctggaagaacagccaatgctcctaacctctgagccatctctccggcctcaTATCAAACATTCTTACCCAGTTTTTAGATGAATTATTTTTGTTCGattgtttgaagcagggtctacctatgtagcccaggctggcttcaactcCCAGCCCTCCTGTCTTAGCATCCCAAGTTCTGCGGTGAcagacatacaccaccatgctAGGCTAGctgagaaaatttatttttacatttattcattgtggGGACACACATGCCAAAGTGCAAATACAGATGGCAGCTTTCAGGAGccggctctctccttccaccacctgGGCTCCAGAgtttaaactcaggtcattagttGGAGGCGGGCTCCGTTAACCAAGCTGTCTAACACTTAGATGCGGAAATGTTGGGGAATACAGAGGTGTAGCTGTGAAAGCTCAGGGCTCCCGCAGCTAGTAAGTCGCCCCGCCCAGAAGGGCCGAGGACAGCCTGGTTCTAAAACACTGCACTGAACAGACACATCATGGAGCATGAAGAGCCTTATACATGGCTCACAGTATAGCTAGAAGCTCAGGCCAGAGCAGGGCAGTGCCTTCTGAGGACACCTAGGAATTAGTAGATGTCTAACCATGTACCCCTTCAAAACTCCACAGGAAGAACTGTCTCACCCCCACCAGGAATATCACGCTCGGCTCCTGGTACCCCTGGAACCCCTCGATCACCACCCTTGGGCCTCATCAGCCGACCTCGGCCCTCACCACTCCGTAGCCGTATTGACCCGTGGAGCTTTGTATCAGCTGGGCCACGGCCTTCACCCCTGCCCTCTCCACAGCCTGCGCCCCGACGGGCACCTTGGACCTTATTCCCAGACTCAGATCCCTTCTGGGACTCCCCACCTGCCAACCCCTTCAGGGGAGGCTCCCAGGACTGCAGGACGCAGACCAAAGACATAGGTGCTCAGGCCCCATGGGCACCAGAAGCAGGACCTTGAGTGGGCCAGACCACACCCCCATGCTCCAGCTGCCTTAAAGGAGGCATAGCATACactggaagaggagccaggcaggtctctgtggcTGCCTTGGTTTCTCCCAGGGACCCTGAccccttgggggtgggggggtcaggAACACTACACTGCACAGAAAGCCTTCACACTGGATGGGGGGCTATACCCCACATACCTACAACCTGTAGGTCCCCTGACTTACCTGCCCCACTGGGGCCTGACACTGTACCTAACTGGTTGGGAGGACCAGAGCCTGTCTCAGGGAATTGCCCCCAGGAGTGgtgcagggaggagggggaggtacAGGGGAGAGGGGCCAACCTCAGGTGTCACCAGCACTTTTGACCAAGTCCTGTTACTGTGGCCCCTGTCCCCAAGGCCTAGTTCCTGGACCCCCTACCCTGGAGGTTGTAAGAGCCGGGGCTCTCTGGGTGCCTTTCTACTGCCCCAGCCAAGGTTGGGGCCTTGGTCTGGGGAGCCAATGAAGCCAAATAAACTTGTAAGCTGTATCCCCAAATGCCGTCTGTCACCCTTTTTTAAGGTAATCCAATGTCCTTGCCTTCATGCCCCTAAAACAGTGGGCAGGTAAACAGCCTTGTAGAATCTAGAATGCCTTGTACCGCACGCCTCTCCTGGGGCCAAGCCCACCATCCAGGTAAACAGTAAGGGTTCATCTCAGCTCCCTAACATTACACATGCTGATCTCATCTCTTCACCCACCATGGCCAGGCTTCATCCATTCACAGTTTTACCTGAGccatttctaccattcaggtgagGGCTTGTCCTGCTGGTCCCTGCTGCTGGCTGGtccctgcctgtctcctgggCCCAGCTACAATATCATCATCTCTAGGACAATGCCCAGGTCCTGCTTTCCCCAGCCCAGGTAGATTCATGCCCATAGCCCTCTGGGAAACATTTTGATGGCTTGTCCTGGGTTTGCCTCTAGTCCATGGCCTGGATATAGGCAGAATAAATGTGCCCACGGAGTATCATGGTGACCCGCCCTGGCATTCTTGACACTACTTTGAGGTTCTGTCTCACCCACTTCCACCAGGGTCCCTCTATGGTTTATGAGTGAACCTCCCATTCCTTAGGCCAGGGTCCCTCTATGGTTTATGAGTGAACCTCCCATTCCTTAGGCCAGGGTCCCTCTATGTTATGAGTGAACCTCCCATTCCTTAGGCCAGGGTCCCTCTATGTTATGAGTGAACCTCCCATTCCTTAGGCCAGGGTCCCTCTATGTTATGAGTGAACCTCCCCATTACACATGGCAGCCATTTCTGATCTGCAGTCTGGCCAGGCAAGGAGATCCTCAGCAAGAGCGGGGACAGGAAGTTTGGCAGTATCACCTATCCAGAGGGCTCCTACCTCATTTTCTCCTCAACTAGTTCCATCTAAATCTTACAACTCTTTCCCGCCCTCCGCCTAGACCAACAATGTTCCACCCAGAATACCATAGAATCGTCTTTCCTTAGGTCCACTGTCCTCAAAGACCTATGTCCTCAGACCTTCCCTCATGGTTAGTCTCTTGATTGCTGTGACtgacttttttgttattttaatttttttatttaattttattaattttgaaacagGCTTACATtgtagccctaactgtcttggaactaactcactatgtagatcaggttggcctcaaactcaaagagatctgctcttctgcctcccaagtgcggggtttgaaggtgtgtgccacactcgGCCCTATATGCTCATatatatggttgttttgcctgcatctatatCTTCACTACAAGTGTGCCTGGTactggaggaggccagaagaagggtcagatcccctggaactggagttataggcaattggaagctgccatgtaggtgccaggaatcaaacccagacgctctggaagagcagcaagtgctccttaCAGCCAAACCATTTTCCCAGTGTCAGAactggctttgctttgtttttctagacaggagttctctgtgtagctctggctgctctggaactcgctctgtagaccactctgacctcaaactctgcctcctgagggctgtgataagacatgtgccaccacggcccagctcaTAACTGGCTTCTTCTTCTCTGGTTGAAATAGTACTTCCTTCAAAGAGTTTTCCTGAGAAGCTTGCCCTTCCTGGTGGTTTTCCAGTATATTTTTGTGTGAGCAGCAGGAGGGGAGAAACCTGTGTCAGCCATCTTCCCTGGtgtctgaatgaatgaatggagtaGACAGTAACTGTGACTTTGAGTCGCTGTGaggccctccctctccaggctaagATCGATCTTACCACAGTGCCTTCCTCCACCCATCCCCAGTGCCAGGCTGCCATGTCTTGCCCCAGAAACTGGGAGTGCTCCGACTCACCTCCCTCCATTCACACCTGATCATCTCAGCCACCTACCCACGCAGCACCTCCTCCCAGCCACGCCCTTCACAACCCCTCCCCAGTGCCTGTGGTAACTTAGGCAGCTCCCTTACCGCCCCAGACTCAGTGCCATGCTATGGGGAGACTGAAGCCCTGGGCCCACTACCTGCTCCTGGTTGTGGCCCACCTGCTGGCCATGGGCCTCGGGGCTGTGGTGCTTCAGGCCCTGGAGGGTCCTCCAGCACGGCAGCTTCAGGCCCAGCTCCAGGCTGCGCTGTCTGCCTTCCAGGAAGAGCACAGGGCCTGCTTGCCACCTGAGGCGCTGGAGGAGCTGCTAGGTGCTCTCCTGAGGGCACAGGCCCATGGAGTTTCCAgcctgggaaatggctcagaggaAAGCAACTGGGATCTGCCTTCAGCCCTGCTGTTCACCGCCAGCATCCTCACCACCACCGGTAGGCCACCACCGCTGGTCAACCACCACCACCGGGCAATCTAGAAGGAAGACCTGAGAGCCCTAGCATGCAGCCCTTCCCCAATCCCAGAGCTCCAGACAAAGCCAAGGCTCTATCAGGCCTGACATCATAACTGCGGCTCCCCACACAACACACCCCAACTGGTGCCTCCACTTAGGCTGCCAGGAGGGGTGTGGCCTTCCTAGCACCACCCCTATGCACTCTGAGTCCAGAAGCGAAGCCCAGATTACACAGGCCAAGAACATGACAGGGGGAAACACAGCCACCctctgaggaggctgaggagaggaagTAGTACGCGCTCTGAGCCAGTCACCAGGGTGCAGAAATAAGTAGTAGGGTTGGTGAGATTCCCGGCCAAGGGAACAGCATGCGCTTAGGCATGGGGAAATAAAGtcctagggttttgttttgttgtcctgTAAATAGtctaaatactttttaaaatgaaatatgtatttcAAGTTTGTTTCCAATTGGCGACGCAGAATGGGGCCTGCCTCTGGCACTCCTGGTCCTCACGACATCTGATTCCTATGGGCTTTGGAGTTAGTTTACAACCTGTAAACCCCATTGATCCTGTTCTCCCAGCATGCTCCACTCTCCCACCTTTCCCTATTCTGCCCCTGTTTCTCTGGCTCTAGATGCTGTCTCTCATGCATACCAAAAAGTTCATTTTCACAACCTCTTGTTTCCTTACTTGCTTTCCCCACCGTAAACCAGGGCCTGGGCAGATTTAGATCCAAAGTAGCACAAGATACggcacacagaaagaaaggataCATATATGGGGGGTGAAAGCAGACGGCACCCCACTGGTTGAAGATATGAAAATACTGGTTAAGATAAGAActgatagctgggtggtggtggtgcacacctttaatcccagcacttgggaggcagaagcaggatctctgtgagttcgaggctagcctggtctacaaagtgagttcttggacagccagggTAGAGAAACCCTGATAAACCTCAGGAAGCCGGTATCAGGCTGGGTTATATCAgctgtagagcacttgcctagaatgctcAAGGCTCTCTAGGTTCCATCGGAAGtacagggaaagggagagagggaggacctGTCAAAGACAGAACATCAGTTCTAAGTTGTTCCACCCCAACCTGGTGTTCATGTCattttgggtaccaaaaagcaGCCTTCTGTGGGAGGAGATAGAGAAAATGTGACTCCAATAGGCATCCCACTCAAAAGCTCACAGctcctgctctctcttttccAGGTTATGGCCATATGGCCCCACTGTCTGCGGGCGGAAAGGCCTTCTGTGTGGTCTATGCAGCCTTCGGGCTGCCAGCCTCCCTAGCTCTTGTGGCTGCCCTGCGCCACTGCCTATTGCCTGTGTTCAATTCTCCGGCTGCCTGGGTAGCTGTTCGGTGGCAGCTGGCaccagcccaggctgccctgctcCAAGCAGCAGGATTGGGGCTCCTGGTGGCCTGTGTCTTTGTACTGTTGCCAGCCCTGGTGCTGTGGGCTATGCAGGGTGACTGCAGCCTGCTGGAAGCCATCTACTTCTGCTTCGGCTCCCTCAGCACTATAGGCCTAGGGGACTTGCTGCCCGGCCGTGGGCGTGGCCTGCATCCAGCCATTTACCACCTTGGACAATTCGCACTTCTTGGTGAGTCCAGAAAGGAGGAGGGTAGAGGAGCTGGACTACAACTCCAAGAGGGATCTTATCCTAGAGTATGGAATGAGTGCTGGAGTCCAAAGAGCACTGGGGCCATGTTGGGAGCTGCATGTAGTGCCAGGGTGGCTCATCACACTGGGAAGCGGGTGGGGAGCATTGTGAGCACCCTAAGAGCCACCCTAACTAGCCCTTCTCCCCAGGTTACTTGCTCCTGGGGCTCCTGGCCATGCTGTTAGCGGTAGAGACCTTCTCAGAGCTGCCACAGGTCCGTGCCATGGTGAAATTCTTTGGCCCCAGTGGCTCTAGAACAGATGAAGACCAAGATGGTATCCTAGGTCAAGATGAACTGGCTCTGAGCACTATGCCTCCTGACTCCCCAGCATTGGAACAAACCATTCCAGCACCAACGCCAGAACAGACCCCAGCCTGCTGATACAAATCAGGTGACGGATCTTCAGCTCATGTACCTCACGTTCACTGGAGGACCTTGAACAGGAGGCCCTGAGGAGAACTTGGGGAGCAGAGCAGGGAGTGGTTGTGGGTATAGGATGTCAGGGGATAAcgttaattttaaaacattaaatggaaGGCTTAGTTAGCACGCACCAAGAGGCTCTGGGCTCAATCCATGTGGGAACACAGTTGAAAGTGTGAGTACATGTacatcaaccaaaaaaaaaaaatctagtgtaGGGGTGTGCACTCACACGTGGAGGCATAGGGCATGTTTGGAGGTCAAAGGACCACTTTGTGGATTTGGTTCACTCCTATTCACCTTCAGGTGGttccagggatttgaactcagatcctcgaGTTTGCCCAACAaatgcttttatccactgagctatctaaATGACCCATTTCATTCTTTCCCCCTTTAGAAtgatgtaaaccaggctggccttgaatccacagagatctgcctccccagtgctggaattaaaaatatgtgccatagccgggtggtggtggcgcatgcctttaatcccagcactcgggaggcagaggcaggcggatctctgagttcgaggccagcctggtctacaagagctagttccaggacagactctagaaactacagggaaaccctgtctcgaaacccccccaaaaaaaaaaaatatgtgccatgatgggctggagagatggctcagtggttaagagcactggctgctcttccagaggacctgggttcaattcccagcacctcatggcagctcacactgtaactccaagatctgatactctgacaccctcacacagacatacgtgcaggcaaaaacaccaataaacataaaaacaaataaatcttagaaagaaaaaaaaatatgagccaggaggtggcgcacacctttaatcccagcatttgggaggcagaggcaggcggatatctgtgagttcgaggccagcctggtctacagagctagtgtcagaacaggctccaaagctacacagagaaactctggggAGTGAAGGGGGGCAGGGAAGTGCCACCACAAACAtggtcaaggctggccttgaactcctcctcTTTCTACCTACACCATCACCCCAAATACTGGATTTATTATAGCTGTTTATCACCATCACGCCTGTGAGTTcggattttcttttaaagttttcccTCTGGCCCTCATCCTTGGAAGGGCACGTCTGTGAACCTCCAAGCCCAGGCTAAAATCACATAGACAGCATTATTAGTCTAAGCCccaccctcttccttctcttgaagTCCTCCTGAGAAAGGGCAGGCACTCCAACTTTTATTGCTCCAGACACAAAGGGAAGGATGTAGGTGGCAGGCAGGCCCCGCACTGTAGACACAGGGGAAGAGTTCTGTGCAGCGCCCTGGAATCCTGGCCACCAcgaaaacattcacacacactcgaTAAATAAATACTGCCGGGCGGGCTCAACTGCTCCAGTCCGCGGGTCCAGTCTGCCCTGCTTCTGTCCGCTGAAGGAGCACCGGGGCTCTGTTCTCCGCTGTGCAGGCTTGGGGACTGGCGAGGAAGGGTCCATGACCAGAGAAAAGAACGGCGAGAACCAGGCAGGAGGTTCAACTCAGCATGCAGCGTTCCCGCCTGCTCAGCTGCCGGCTCACCTTGCGACGTCGCTGCTCCAGGCCGCGTTCCAGGCGCTCATCTTCCTCTAGAGCACTGGGGAAGGGGGTTCAAGTCAACCTCAAAGTTGGCCGTAATTGCAAGCCCCGCCCCGAGACTCCAGACATGCCATTCCAGAAGGCGCCCTGAGGCCTCtccaattcccagaaaccatccAGGTCCCACGGCTCACATTCGCTCCTTCTGGTCCAGGTTCCGGACCAGCTCATCTCTCTGATTGACCAGTGACACTAGCTCCTCCAACAGAAGCTGCTCTCGGTGCTGCTGCGCCACGGTTTTCTGCCACTCTAAGAGACCAGGAGCCTGAGTCAGGAGGGGTGCCCACCCTGGCCCTGTTCTATCTCCGGCCTCTGCTGTCCCATTTCCTACCTTCAATAGCCAACATGGCCCGCAGTTCCCGGCTCAGCAGTTCAAACCTCCGCTCCAAGTCCTGTTCCTCGATGCTGATGGGGAAAGGTGCCAAGTCAGAGAGAGTGGGATGGGAGAGTCAAAGGCTGTGGCCACTTCATCGCTACCTATCAGTTTCCACGGAGGGCTGGGAGAACCCCAGTGCTGCTCCGGTGCCCGTCCAGAGTTCTCAGCTGCCCTTTGGTAACCCTCTAGATATGCATGTTGCTCCTTTTCCACATCCCacttttatacaaaaaaaaaaaaaaggattatttGATTGAAAAAGAAAGCTAACATTGTTCTGGGGAAACGATTCCAAACGCAAAAGCAAAAACGATCCGGCACGCAGGATGGTAAAGGCAATGATGGGGAGAGTGGCGTGCCACCCCACTTAGGAGCCTGCTCAGATTTCTCTGAGCCCGTTTTCCTTACTATAAAGCTAGAGTCAAATCGAAGGGCCTGATGGTGGGCGGGGCCAGCAGAGGAGGCGGGCCTAAGGAGGAAGACTCACAGCCGCTGGTGGGCGGGGCCAGCAGAGGAGGGGGCCTAGGGAGGAAGACTCActcacagcagctgcagctggTCCTGCCTCCGGATGAGTGCGTTCTTCTTGTTGACCAGGGTGAACCACTCCTCGATCAGCACCTCCTCCTGCAGCCTGTTGGCACCTGAATCAGGTCAGGACAGTCACCAGAGCTGCCTTCTGTCGGGGCTCGGGGAAGGGGCTTCTCGTTCCCTAGTGGCATCTCAGAAACCTGCTTCCAGCCACCAAAGGGATTCTAGCTGTGCCTCCTCCCGAACGCCTGTCCCACCTGATTCCATAAGGCTCCTCAGCTGTTTCTCCACCTCAGCGGCCCGCccatctatctgcctctgctcctgctccagGGCCTGGAGCTCGGCGCACACGTACTGACTTGTGTCCTGGAACCGTtgctgggagagaaagggggaaggcgGAGGACAGGTGAGCTCATCACGGCCTTGCTCAGAAAATACCACAACAGTTCCACCCACCTGGTCCTCCTTACCTCCTTAGCCTCGTCCCCTGGACTAGGGGGTGACTCCTCTGAAGGAGGGCTCCCACCTGCAGAGAGAAACCAGGCTGGGTTCTTCCAGCTAGCAGAAGCCCCCAGGAAGTCCCCCAGAAGGATCTGTGATCAGCCGGAGCTAAGCCGGCTCACCACTCACCAGAAGGCTGCTGCGGGGCTGCAGCTGTGCGTGGGCCCGAGTCAAGGCTGGAGTCAGGGCTTGGACCTTCCTGTGGAAAAAGTCCACTGAGGGCTGGGATGGGTTTCCAACAGTCCCCCAGTCAGAGCAGATAACCACAGTCTCTCACACACAGGGAGGGAGAATCCTTCCTCTCAGACACAGCTACCCAGATACTCCTCCAGTCTCACAAGCACCTCCTTCAGGGTAAAGGCTTCCTCAAGGAAAAAGCAAACCTTCACCGCCATCTGTGGGCCTGGGCCCACCCACCTCTCTGCCTCCAAACGCTCCTTCAGGGGCATTGAGTTGATTATTCTTTTAGGGTAAATCAGAGGCAAAAGGTTGGGAAAGACATAACCGGGGCCctatcttctccctctttcccatcCCTTCAAAGAGCCCCTCAGGTCATCTGGCTCCTGTAGCTTAGTGCTGGCACTTCCATCACTGCTAGTGCCCCTGAGTGACAGAGAAGTCTGTCTCATCAGGAACTAGGCTATCCTGAGTCGGCATCTAATCTctggccagaagggggcaccctCCTACCTGACAGGATCCTAGACCTAGAGCCAGCAATGCTCTTCACAGAGCTTGAAGAATTTTATCCTGGAAGGGTCAAGTCTGGCTCCACCTTGCCCCATTCCATGTCTCTAGAGCCCAGttatttttgcaaatattttagatttctttattttatgttatttgagtgtttttcctgcatgtatgtatgagcagTATATGGGCGCTCAGTATTTGCAGAGGTCGGAAGAGTGCGTCAGATGGCCTGaagatcccttggaactgcagttatgAACTACTGTgatggtgctgggaaccgaacccaagtcctctgcaagagcgtgctggtgctcttaacccctaagcctACCATCCAGCCCTCGGGGCCTAACTTTTAACTCTTTTGACAATACTGCTAGCCCCTCTTCCGGGTCACCCCAGTGTGTACTCTCAGACCAGCCTCCCTGGCTCAGGGGCTAGCCTGTCTGGACTGGATTAGCTGTGGGGGCACCACACCACGCCCTGCCATTCACTTCTCCCTCAAGCTGAAAGGTCTTCTCAAAACAGACCTCAGAACATTCGCTCACGGAGTAACCTCTCCACACCCATCTCAGCCCCCACGCTCACGCTCAGGACAGTCGGGAGCTTCAACCTCAATTCCCTTACCACCCGAGCCTCACCAAGTCACCACCCTCTGGTCGCAGCAATGGACTTTCAGTTCCCTAAAAAGCTTTCTTGGTCTGAAATCACCCTCCATCTTGAACTGCTCCAAACCAGCTAGATCTCCTGGCTCAGCTTGGACCCGTCCTGCAAGGGCCTCCTCAGACTTCCTTCAACAcattctgcctcccttcctggcCCTCAGTGTCTGGAAGTTTGTCCTGGTCCCCTACTGAGGCAGAGAGCACCCTAAGGTTTACACACGTTAACATCAACCCCACACACCTCCTCGTGCTGTTGGTTACTGCAGCCTCTCTAACTCACTGGAGGTGGCCCGTTTATTTATCTGACACAGGAACTCATTGTGTATCATCTctgactgacctgaaacttgctttgtagaccaggctgacctcatactcacagagatccacctgcctctgcctctgcctcctgagtactgcaaTTAAAGGCTTATACCACTACacctgattatttttaaagatttttttaaaatttatcttgattgccaggcggtggtggcgcacgcctttaatcccagcactcgggaggcagaggcaggcggatctctgagttcgaggccagcctggtctacaagagctaga
It contains:
- the Kcnk7 gene encoding potassium channel subfamily K member 7, with product MGRLKPWAHYLLLVVAHLLAMGLGAVVLQALEGPPARQLQAQLQAALSAFQEEHRACLPPEALEELLGALLRAQAHGVSSLGNGSEESNWDLPSALLFTASILTTTGYGHMAPLSAGGKAFCVVYAAFGLPASLALVAALRHCLLPVFNSPAAWVAVRWQLAPAQAALLQAAGLGLLVACVFVLLPALVLWAMQGDCSLLEAIYFCFGSLSTIGLGDLLPGRGRGLHPAIYHLGQFALLGYLLLGLLAMLLAVETFSELPQVRAMVKFFGPSGSRTDEDQDGILGQDELALSTMPPDSPALEQTIPAPTPEQTPAC